Proteins found in one Paenibacillus dendritiformis genomic segment:
- a CDS encoding NADPH-dependent FMN reductase, with product MKLLGISGTIVGSKTGIAVQSVLDAAKQFYPEIETEYLDMKDYQVQFCDGRDPSAYTGDTKTVIDIVSSADCYIIGTPIFQSSITGVLKNLFDLVPTAALYNKVMGFVATGGTYQHYLVVENQLKPIAGYLRAFVAPSYVYLHDDHFNAERQIADPDVRDRLERLAREVVFMNQKLKG from the coding sequence ATGAAATTACTCGGTATATCAGGAACGATCGTTGGTTCCAAGACAGGAATCGCGGTGCAAAGCGTGCTGGATGCGGCGAAGCAATTCTATCCCGAGATCGAGACCGAATATCTCGATATGAAGGATTATCAGGTCCAGTTCTGCGACGGGAGAGATCCGTCGGCTTATACGGGGGATACGAAGACCGTCATCGATATCGTGTCTTCCGCGGATTGTTATATTATCGGGACGCCGATTTTCCAGTCTTCGATCACGGGCGTGCTGAAAAATCTGTTCGACTTGGTTCCGACCGCGGCCTTGTACAATAAAGTGATGGGATTTGTCGCAACGGGCGGCACGTACCAGCATTACCTCGTCGTCGAGAATCAGCTGAAGCCGATCGCCGGTTATTTGCGGGCGTTCGTCGCGCCAAGCTACGTCTATTTGCATGACGATCATTTCAACGCGGAGCGGCAGATCGCCGATCCGGATGTTCGCGACAGGCTGGAGAGACTTGCCCGTGAAGTCGTATTCATGAATCAGAAGCTGAAAGGCTGA
- the thrS gene encoding threonine--tRNA ligase, with amino-acid sequence MEIKVTFPDNSNRGYTQGTTIADVAASISTSLKKQAIAGKIDGVLVDLNRTIEHDSLVEIVTQDSLEGLGILRHSTAHTMAQAIQRIYGADQVKLGIGPVIEDGFYYDIDIERPLSTEDLAAIEHEMSRIIQQNLPVERQVVSREEALRLFEQREEPLKLELIHDLPADAVISIYKQGEFVDLCRGPHLPSTGRIKAFKLQKVSGAYWRGDANNKMLQRIYGTAFVKQEQLDEHLHRLEEAKKRDHRKLGTELGLFMFSEEAPGMPFYLPNGMTIRTELENFSRELQRQRGYEEVRTPFMMNNRLWEQSGHWDHYKDNMYFTKVDETTFALKPMNCPGHMLIYKNGLHSYRELPIRLGEFGQVHRHEMSGALNGMLRVRTFCQDDAHIFVRPDQIEDEINEVMSLIDEIYNVFGFEYKIELSTRPEDSMGSEELWNEAERALKQVLDRRGVDYRINEGDGAFYGPKIDFHILDALKRSWQCGTIQLDFQMPEKFDLAYIGEDSQKHRPVVIHRAMYGSIDRFIGILTEHYAGAFPLWLAPVQVKVLPVSEMFIDYALQVKQALAARGIRAEADGRNERLGFKIREAQRGKIPYMLVVGEQEQRDGSVSVRKRGEGDLGSQSVHELAELIETEIRNRQ; translated from the coding sequence ATGGAGATCAAGGTTACATTTCCAGACAATTCGAACAGGGGGTATACGCAAGGCACGACCATCGCGGACGTAGCGGCTTCGATCAGCACCAGCTTGAAGAAGCAGGCCATTGCCGGCAAAATCGATGGCGTGCTCGTGGATCTGAACCGGACGATCGAGCATGACAGCCTTGTCGAAATCGTAACGCAGGACAGCCTGGAAGGTCTGGGCATTCTACGTCACAGTACGGCGCATACCATGGCGCAAGCCATTCAGCGGATATATGGAGCCGATCAAGTCAAGCTTGGGATCGGTCCGGTCATTGAGGATGGTTTCTATTACGACATCGATATCGAGCGGCCGCTGTCCACAGAGGATCTGGCCGCCATTGAGCACGAAATGTCGCGCATCATTCAGCAGAATCTGCCGGTAGAGCGGCAAGTGGTCAGCCGCGAGGAAGCGCTGCGGCTATTTGAACAGCGGGAAGAGCCGTTGAAGCTGGAGTTGATTCATGATTTGCCTGCGGACGCGGTCATCAGCATTTATAAGCAGGGCGAATTTGTTGATTTATGCCGTGGTCCGCATCTGCCGTCTACCGGACGGATCAAGGCGTTCAAGCTGCAGAAGGTATCCGGGGCCTACTGGCGGGGAGACGCCAACAACAAAATGCTGCAGCGCATTTACGGCACGGCGTTCGTGAAGCAGGAGCAGCTTGACGAGCATTTGCACCGGCTGGAAGAAGCGAAGAAGCGCGACCATCGCAAGCTGGGCACGGAGCTGGGCTTGTTCATGTTCTCCGAGGAAGCGCCGGGCATGCCGTTCTATTTGCCGAACGGGATGACGATCCGCACGGAGCTGGAGAACTTCTCGCGCGAGTTGCAGCGGCAGCGCGGATACGAGGAAGTGCGCACGCCGTTCATGATGAACAACCGGCTGTGGGAGCAGTCGGGGCATTGGGATCATTACAAGGACAATATGTACTTCACGAAGGTCGACGAGACGACATTTGCGCTGAAGCCGATGAACTGCCCGGGACATATGCTGATTTACAAAAATGGCCTGCACTCCTACCGCGAGCTGCCGATCCGGCTTGGCGAGTTCGGTCAAGTGCATCGCCACGAGATGTCGGGCGCTTTGAACGGCATGCTTCGCGTCCGCACGTTCTGCCAGGATGACGCGCATATTTTCGTCCGCCCGGATCAGATCGAGGACGAGATCAACGAAGTCATGTCCTTGATTGACGAAATCTACAACGTATTCGGCTTCGAGTACAAGATCGAATTGTCCACCCGGCCGGAGGATTCCATGGGATCGGAGGAACTGTGGAACGAGGCGGAGCGGGCGCTGAAGCAGGTGCTCGACCGCCGCGGCGTCGATTATCGGATCAACGAGGGGGACGGCGCCTTCTACGGGCCGAAAATCGACTTCCACATCCTCGACGCCCTGAAGCGGAGCTGGCAGTGCGGAACGATTCAACTGGACTTCCAGATGCCGGAGAAATTCGACCTCGCCTATATCGGCGAGGACAGCCAGAAGCATCGACCGGTCGTTATCCATCGCGCGATGTACGGCTCCATCGACCGGTTCATCGGGATTTTGACGGAACATTATGCCGGCGCGTTCCCGCTGTGGCTGGCGCCCGTTCAAGTGAAGGTGCTGCCTGTATCCGAGATGTTCATCGATTATGCGCTTCAAGTGAAGCAGGCGCTGGCAGCACGCGGCATCCGCGCCGAAGCCGACGGCCGCAATGAACGGCTCGGCTTCAAAATACGCGAAGCCCAACGCGGCAAAATTCCATACATGCTCGTCGTCGGGGAGCAGGAGCAGCGGGATGGAAGCGTGTCTGTGCGCAAGCGGGGCGAGGGCGATCTCGGATCGCAATCCGTTCACGAGCTGGCGGAGCTTATCGAGACAGAAATCCGGAATAGACAGTAA
- a CDS encoding GNAT family N-acetyltransferase, with amino-acid sequence MNQDGVHAFKRLDTQQLAAIRQLADLCNEYDRIILKLNWEMLQHRKDDAIIAFLSYAGGQVVGFLGLYQFQSSEAEASGMVHPQYRRKGIFGKLVRAAQEECVRRNMGKLIFICERNSASGRAYAKSAGARYSFSEYWMQLGGWTEAAHSGTLDAGIALREAQASDIEILTRLSADGFGMDEADARDYVQASFQTRSDTAYIAELRQENGEALPIGKIHVMLEEGEAFISGFCISSQHRKQGYGRRVLQHMLHLIREQHEAAGAALEVAVENENALGLYTSCGFRIRNANDYYDLDLPAGKPRTE; translated from the coding sequence ATGAACCAGGATGGCGTACATGCGTTCAAGCGGCTCGATACACAGCAGCTTGCCGCCATTCGTCAATTGGCTGACCTATGCAATGAGTATGACCGCATCATTCTCAAGCTCAACTGGGAGATGCTGCAGCACCGGAAGGACGATGCTATCATTGCTTTTCTGTCTTACGCAGGCGGGCAAGTTGTCGGATTTCTTGGCCTGTATCAATTCCAATCGTCAGAAGCGGAAGCGAGCGGCATGGTGCATCCGCAGTATCGCCGCAAAGGCATTTTCGGCAAGCTGGTTCGCGCCGCTCAGGAAGAATGCGTCCGCCGGAATATGGGGAAGCTTATCTTCATTTGCGAGCGGAACTCGGCCTCGGGGCGCGCTTATGCCAAGAGTGCAGGAGCGAGATACAGCTTCTCGGAATACTGGATGCAGCTGGGCGGGTGGACTGAAGCGGCGCACAGCGGCACACTGGACGCGGGGATAGCGCTCCGCGAGGCGCAAGCAAGCGACATCGAGATTCTTACGCGTCTGAGCGCGGATGGCTTCGGCATGGATGAAGCAGACGCGCGGGACTATGTGCAGGCTTCCTTCCAAACGCGGAGCGACACAGCCTATATCGCAGAGCTGCGGCAAGAGAACGGAGAAGCGCTGCCCATCGGTAAAATCCATGTCATGCTCGAAGAAGGCGAGGCGTTCATTTCTGGATTTTGCATCTCGTCGCAGCATCGGAAGCAAGGATACGGAAGACGGGTTCTCCAGCATATGCTCCATCTCATTAGGGAGCAGCATGAAGCGGCGGGCGCAGCTCTCGAAGTGGCGGTGGAGAATGAGAACGCGCTTGGGTTGTACACATCCTGCGGCTTCCGAATCCGCAATGCGAACGACTATTATGACTTGGATCTGCCAGCGGGGAAGCCGCGGACTGAATAG
- a CDS encoding YojF family protein → MQLIQPEKVQHALQLWREKPLYLHLEMTTGAYASHRDKTKHTASAFITNTVIRYSDGSIAGKGPYRVGLKTPDGWVYAEGLTHWDEQAHAHARLIMAGHDQEGRLIVSLQLSEEPF, encoded by the coding sequence ATGCAGTTGATACAGCCAGAGAAGGTGCAGCATGCGCTGCAATTATGGCGGGAGAAGCCACTATATCTCCATCTCGAGATGACGACCGGGGCCTATGCGTCCCATCGCGACAAGACGAAGCATACCGCTTCCGCCTTCATCACCAATACCGTCATCCGTTATTCCGACGGCTCGATCGCCGGGAAGGGACCGTACCGGGTCGGACTGAAGACGCCGGACGGCTGGGTGTATGCGGAAGGCTTGACTCATTGGGACGAGCAGGCGCATGCGCACGCCAGACTGATTATGGCGGGCCATGATCAGGAAGGCAGACTGATTGTCAGTCTCCAGCTAAGCGAAGAACCATTTTGA
- the bshB2 gene encoding bacillithiol biosynthesis deacetylase BshB2: MKRQRHIAVILPHPDDEGIIAGTLAAHIHEGTQITYVCLTLGEMGRNMGNPPFANRATLPLIRKGELEEACRRIGIRDLRMWGYHDKTIEFEDEEKLADRIEALLAELAPECVYTFYPGYSVHPDHDATGAAVVRAVGRMPAAKRPRVLCIAIATGREKLLGPADEVHDVSDYVEQKIHAIHAHKSQVRHLLGG; this comes from the coding sequence ATGAAGAGACAGCGTCATATTGCCGTCATCCTGCCGCATCCGGATGACGAAGGGATCATCGCCGGCACATTGGCCGCACATATTCATGAAGGAACGCAGATCACGTACGTCTGCCTGACATTGGGGGAGATGGGACGGAATATGGGCAATCCTCCGTTCGCGAACCGGGCTACCCTGCCGCTTATCCGCAAGGGAGAGTTGGAGGAGGCGTGCCGCCGCATCGGCATTCGCGACCTGCGGATGTGGGGATACCATGACAAAACGATAGAATTCGAAGACGAAGAGAAGCTCGCGGACCGAATCGAAGCCTTGTTGGCGGAATTGGCCCCCGAATGCGTCTATACCTTCTATCCCGGATATAGCGTTCATCCGGACCACGACGCAACCGGGGCCGCCGTCGTCCGGGCAGTCGGGCGGATGCCGGCGGCCAAGCGTCCCCGCGTCCTGTGCATCGCGATTGCAACCGGCCGCGAGAAGCTGCTTGGCCCGGCGGATGAGGTTCACGATGTCAGCGATTATGTCGAGCAGAAGATCCATGCGATTCATGCGCATAAGAGCCAGGTCCGGCACCTGCTTGGCGGCTGA
- a CDS encoding mandelate racemase/muconate lactonizing enzyme family protein codes for MRIQQIETFPLFYRLARPYGDANGPKMYRTSYIIRLTTNTGVTGWGECADWLPTLHSGFHERIIPFVIGKSVAERGTWLRTIRNWHSRAAAAVSMACTEIMAQACGLSVCDLWGGKYRNRVPVYASFQSYSEEADWKQRSLQQVEKALNDGFDKIKLKIGGKSVAEDQQHVREVQKLLSSGIGLALDANQSYDAAAALQWQPLLQSWSNLMWLEEPLPVAQAEEYALLRQRIAVPLAGGENLASATAFLPLLTRRAIDIITPDPLHMAGIDEYRHTVSMARTFGMRAAPHAYDGALSRLYAMFAQACIEPWTKMDTDSIEPVEWDVMDNPFTRLVPLRPENGAVTLPEGTGIGVQLDQELLAFYQWDGSAYT; via the coding sequence TTGCGGATACAGCAGATCGAGACTTTTCCGCTCTTCTATCGTCTTGCCCGGCCATATGGCGACGCCAATGGCCCTAAAATGTACCGGACGAGTTATATTATCCGGCTGACAACCAACACCGGCGTTACCGGCTGGGGAGAATGCGCCGACTGGCTGCCGACGCTGCACTCCGGCTTCCATGAGCGGATTATTCCTTTTGTGATAGGCAAGTCCGTCGCCGAGCGCGGAACCTGGCTGCGCACGATCCGGAATTGGCATTCGCGCGCGGCTGCAGCCGTCAGCATGGCATGCACCGAAATTATGGCCCAAGCGTGCGGGCTGTCGGTATGCGATCTGTGGGGCGGCAAATATCGGAATCGCGTGCCCGTGTATGCATCCTTCCAATCATATAGCGAAGAAGCCGACTGGAAGCAGCGTTCCCTGCAGCAAGTGGAAAAAGCATTGAACGACGGTTTTGACAAGATCAAACTAAAAATCGGAGGGAAGTCTGTCGCGGAGGATCAGCAGCATGTGCGTGAGGTGCAGAAGCTGCTGTCGAGCGGCATCGGATTGGCTCTGGACGCCAATCAGAGCTATGACGCCGCGGCGGCGCTTCAATGGCAGCCGCTGCTGCAGTCATGGTCCAATCTGATGTGGCTGGAGGAGCCGCTTCCTGTCGCGCAAGCCGAAGAGTACGCGCTGCTGAGACAGCGGATCGCCGTGCCGCTAGCCGGAGGAGAAAACCTCGCTTCGGCCACGGCCTTCCTGCCCTTGCTGACGCGCCGGGCGATCGATATCATTACGCCCGATCCGCTGCATATGGCCGGGATCGACGAGTACAGGCATACGGTGTCCATGGCGCGCACATTCGGCATGCGCGCGGCCCCGCACGCCTATGACGGGGCGCTGTCCCGTCTATACGCCATGTTCGCCCAGGCATGTATCGAGCCGTGGACCAAAATGGACACGGATTCGATCGAGCCGGTGGAATGGGACGTGATGGACAATCCGTTCACCCGCCTTGTCCCGTTGCGGCCGGAGAACGGAGCCGTCACCCTTCCAGAAGGAACAGGGATTGGAGTTCAGCTGGATCAAGAACTGCTCGCGTTCTATCAATGGGACGGCAGCGCCTACACATAG
- a CDS encoding YmaF family protein, whose translation MEVPITGFVHHSEEGDMHSHKLYITSWNGRPVHVHEFSGVTSVDVGHRHKYAGTTEAAPSGVQHTHQYYAATSFDAGHSHIIRGTTGPAIPLPGGGHIHLFEGVTTVNGSTPHVHHYEGRTGNELSR comes from the coding sequence ATGGAGGTTCCGATTACTGGATTTGTGCATCATAGCGAGGAGGGAGACATGCACTCCCACAAGTTATATATTACTTCGTGGAATGGGAGACCTGTGCATGTGCATGAGTTTTCCGGCGTCACGTCCGTAGATGTCGGTCATCGGCATAAATACGCCGGAACGACGGAAGCGGCTCCGAGCGGAGTTCAGCATACGCATCAATATTATGCGGCGACCTCATTCGATGCCGGACATTCGCATATTATCAGAGGCACGACGGGCCCGGCCATTCCCCTGCCTGGCGGCGGTCATATTCATCTCTTCGAAGGCGTCACGACGGTGAATGGAAGCACTCCCCACGTCCATCATTATGAAGGCAGAACGGGGAATGAACTCTCCCGCTAA
- the mgtA gene encoding magnesium-translocating P-type ATPase — translation MARKAKNKDELAQKTAQRLIQASISLEEDVMEEWHTRPQGLTDAEASARIGQYGKNQVAREKPPAWYIQLLSSFGNPFILILLFLAAFSYIAEQDIQAVLIISTMVTVSVIITFTQEFRSSRTAEKLSALVRTTTSVCRQGRRQEIDNELLVPGDIIYLSAGDMVPADVRLIAAKDVYAGESALTGEALPVEKFDALPQGISRLASANRSKAANALELTNIGYMGTNIISGTATAVVIATGSDTYFGSMASHLTGKAPLTSFDLGVKSITYLLIRFMLIMVPVIFFINGFTKGDWWDALLFGLSVAVGLTPEMLPVVVAGNLAKGAATMARNKVVVKRLHAIQNLGAMDILCTDKTGTLTEDQIVLEQHLDINGNPDKSVLEYACLNSYHQTGLSNLLDAAILKHTEYSHMINRYTKLDEIPFDFNRRRMSVVLRASQEEHLLVCKGAVEEVLDICTHVYEHGQIIPLTADQADKAQRLAREMNEDGLRVLAVAMKRTPSRDEPYGIPDEQNLVLVGCLTFLDPPKPSAQEAIRALADNGVNVKVITGDNAAVACKVCRDVGIRTEAVLLGEAVDALTDEQLAEIAELTTVFAKINPLQKARIVRVLKSRGHTVGFMGDGINDAVSLKEADVGISVDTAVDIAKESADMILLEKSLMVLEQGVIEGRKTFGNMIKYIKMTASSNFGNMFSVLAASAFLPFLPMLPIHLLLQNLFYDISQLSIPWDTMDKEYLRKPQKWNAKSISRFMVFIGPISSIFDITTYALMWYVFSANSVDQQALFHSGWFIEGLLSQTLIVHMIRTEKIPFVQSTASTPVLVLTGLVMACGIALPFTGMGAAIGLVPLPLSFFPWLVATLLCYCVLTQTVKTWYIRKFGEWL, via the coding sequence ATGGCACGGAAAGCGAAAAACAAAGATGAACTGGCGCAAAAAACCGCACAACGCCTCATTCAGGCATCCATCTCGCTGGAAGAAGATGTAATGGAGGAATGGCATACCCGCCCCCAAGGTCTGACCGACGCCGAAGCTAGCGCGCGAATCGGGCAGTACGGCAAAAATCAAGTGGCCCGCGAGAAGCCGCCTGCATGGTATATTCAACTGTTGTCTAGCTTTGGCAATCCATTTATTTTGATACTGCTTTTTCTGGCAGCCTTTTCCTATATCGCCGAGCAGGATATCCAAGCCGTTCTCATTATTTCGACGATGGTAACCGTCAGTGTCATCATTACGTTCACCCAGGAATTCCGCTCGTCGCGCACGGCGGAGAAGCTGTCGGCCCTGGTCCGAACGACTACCTCGGTATGCCGGCAGGGACGCCGCCAGGAGATCGACAACGAACTGCTGGTGCCTGGTGATATTATCTACTTGTCCGCCGGGGACATGGTTCCGGCCGACGTCAGGCTGATCGCCGCCAAAGATGTCTATGCCGGCGAATCCGCCCTGACAGGCGAGGCGCTTCCAGTGGAAAAATTCGATGCGCTGCCGCAGGGCATATCCCGGCTGGCAAGCGCGAACCGAAGCAAGGCCGCGAACGCGCTTGAGTTGACGAATATTGGCTACATGGGAACCAATATTATCAGCGGCACGGCTACGGCCGTCGTCATTGCGACCGGATCCGATACGTATTTCGGTTCGATGGCCAGCCATCTGACGGGCAAAGCTCCCCTCACCAGCTTCGATCTCGGCGTGAAGAGCATCACCTATCTCCTTATCCGCTTTATGCTGATTATGGTTCCGGTCATCTTTTTCATTAACGGATTCACGAAAGGCGACTGGTGGGACGCTCTCTTGTTCGGCCTGTCGGTGGCGGTCGGATTGACGCCCGAAATGCTGCCCGTCGTCGTGGCCGGGAATCTGGCCAAAGGAGCGGCAACGATGGCCCGCAACAAAGTCGTCGTGAAGCGCCTCCACGCGATCCAGAATCTTGGGGCGATGGATATTCTGTGCACAGACAAAACGGGAACGTTAACGGAAGACCAAATCGTGCTGGAACAGCATCTTGACATCAATGGCAATCCGGACAAGAGCGTGCTGGAATATGCCTGCTTGAACAGCTATCATCAGACCGGCCTGAGCAATCTGCTCGATGCCGCCATATTGAAGCATACCGAATATTCCCATATGATCAACCGCTATACGAAGCTTGATGAGATTCCATTCGACTTCAACCGGCGCCGGATGTCTGTCGTCCTTCGCGCTTCCCAGGAAGAGCATCTGCTCGTATGCAAGGGAGCGGTGGAAGAAGTGCTCGACATCTGCACGCATGTCTATGAGCATGGCCAGATCATCCCGCTCACAGCCGATCAGGCGGACAAAGCGCAGCGGCTCGCCCGAGAGATGAATGAGGACGGATTGCGCGTGCTGGCCGTAGCGATGAAGCGAACCCCTTCCCGCGATGAGCCTTACGGAATCCCAGATGAGCAGAACCTCGTGCTGGTTGGCTGCCTCACCTTCCTTGATCCGCCGAAGCCTTCCGCTCAGGAGGCTATCCGGGCGCTGGCAGACAACGGAGTCAATGTGAAAGTTATCACGGGGGACAATGCGGCAGTCGCTTGCAAAGTATGCAGAGATGTCGGGATCCGGACCGAGGCGGTTCTGCTTGGCGAGGCCGTGGATGCGCTGACGGATGAGCAGCTGGCCGAGATCGCGGAGCTGACCACCGTGTTCGCCAAGATCAATCCGCTGCAAAAAGCGAGAATCGTTCGTGTCCTCAAAAGCAGAGGCCATACGGTGGGCTTCATGGGCGATGGAATCAATGACGCCGTGTCATTGAAGGAAGCGGATGTAGGCATTTCTGTCGATACCGCGGTCGATATCGCCAAGGAATCAGCGGACATGATCTTGCTGGAAAAAAGCTTAATGGTGCTGGAGCAAGGCGTCATCGAAGGACGGAAGACGTTCGGCAATATGATCAAGTATATTAAAATGACCGCAAGCTCCAATTTCGGCAATATGTTCAGCGTTCTGGCCGCCAGCGCCTTTCTTCCCTTCCTGCCGATGCTGCCGATTCATTTGCTGCTGCAAAATCTGTTTTATGATATTTCACAGCTCTCGATTCCGTGGGACACGATGGATAAGGAGTATTTGCGGAAGCCGCAAAAATGGAATGCCAAGTCGATCAGCCGATTTATGGTGTTCATCGGCCCGATCAGCTCGATTTTCGATATTACGACGTATGCCTTGATGTGGTACGTCTTCTCGGCCAATTCCGTCGACCAGCAAGCACTGTTCCATTCCGGCTGGTTCATCGAGGGCTTGCTGTCGCAGACGCTGATCGTGCACATGATCCGAACCGAGAAAATACCCTTTGTCCAAAGCACAGCCAGCACTCCCGTGCTGGTCCTGACGGGGCTGGTCATGGCGTGCGGGATCGCGCTTCCTTTTACCGGAATGGGCGCCGCCATCGGTCTTGTGCCGCTGCCGCTGTCGTTCTTCCCTTGGCTAGTTGCGACATTGCTCTGTTATTGCGTGCTGACCCAGACGGTCAAAACCTGGTATATTCGTAAATTCGGAGAATGGTTGTAA
- a CDS encoding ribonuclease domain-containing protein, giving the protein MKVIKSVLVFLLSLLLLAGCGLDSKPSAIPDSGSKELTGFEEVANYIKSHQQLPDNFITKEEARRLGWDARQGNLHEAAPGKSIGGDIFRNREGKLPKKKGRVWYEADINYTKGHRGKDRIVFSNDGLIYKTEDHYETFEPIE; this is encoded by the coding sequence TTGAAAGTCATCAAATCAGTGCTGGTCTTTCTATTGAGCTTGCTGCTGCTTGCGGGCTGCGGTCTGGACAGCAAGCCGTCCGCAATTCCGGATTCGGGCAGTAAGGAGCTGACCGGCTTCGAAGAGGTTGCGAACTATATCAAGTCGCACCAGCAATTGCCGGACAACTTCATTACGAAGGAAGAAGCCAGGAGGTTGGGCTGGGATGCCCGCCAAGGCAATCTGCATGAGGCAGCTCCAGGCAAAAGCATCGGGGGCGACATATTCCGCAACCGGGAAGGGAAGCTGCCCAAGAAAAAGGGCAGAGTCTGGTATGAAGCGGATATCAACTATACGAAGGGCCATCGGGGGAAGGATAGAATTGTATTTTCGAACGACGGGCTGATCTATAAGACCGAAGATCACTATGAGACGTTCGAACCGATAGAATGA
- a CDS encoding barstar family protein translates to MRNVVLEGSSIASKEQLHAFLQEALELPEHYGRNLDALWDCLAGYVELPLTVTWLDYEASEQRLGEYGRKLLELFEEAAEEIEGFSFVVQT, encoded by the coding sequence GTGCGTAATGTAGTCCTAGAGGGAAGCTCCATCGCGAGCAAGGAGCAGCTGCATGCGTTCTTGCAGGAAGCGCTCGAATTGCCGGAGCATTACGGCCGCAACCTGGACGCGCTATGGGATTGTCTTGCCGGATATGTCGAGCTGCCGCTGACGGTTACCTGGCTCGATTATGAGGCAAGCGAGCAAAGATTGGGAGAGTACGGCCGCAAGCTGTTGGAGCTGTTCGAAGAGGCGGCGGAGGAGATTGAAGGATTTTCGTTCGTCGTCCAGACTTGA
- the kdpF gene encoding K(+)-transporting ATPase subunit F, producing the protein MIVIGIVTVFLFLYLGYALVHPEKF; encoded by the coding sequence ATGATTGTCATCGGGATTGTTACTGTCTTTCTCTTCTTATATTTAGGCTATGCTCTGGTTCATCCGGAGAAATTCTGA